The DNA region CTCGCGGGAAAGCTGTGCGCTGGGTAGGGAGGCCGAAGGTCGTACCGAACCGTCGGCCGAACTGCCGCTGAAGGAGCTCGGTAGTGATGCCAGCTACAGCAGTGCGCTTTCCACGCTCGAATTTCATCGGTGGGTGTTGGTTACACAGTTTGCAGATGTTTTGTAAAGTTTGCACTGCACCACTATTCTGCTTAATCCGCCTCTCCTTCACCCGGTTCCAGTACCATGATCAATCTGTACCGCTGCAAGGGCTTCCTGGCCAAGCGCATCATCAACGTGGTCCCGGCGCAATCGCAACTGTTCAAGCGCATGAGCGCGGCCCAGATGCCCAACAGTTCCGCGCTGGTAATGAGCCAAGACCCGACCGACGGTATGCTGTACGATCCCGGCTCGTCCGGCTACAAAGAGTGGCTTACCAAGTACGGCACCTGGTCCTTCACGTACAATCCGCCCAATCAATCACGCTAATTGTCTTTCTATCGCTCCCAGAACATCCACGCTGGACGACATCTACGAAAACTTCCTCTCGATGCGGAAGGCTAACGATACGGTTAGCCGCAATCTGCACCAGGCGgcctccaccaccatcaaccgGGTGTCGGAGTCCGCGAGCCAGCCAGCCTCGAACTCGCGCCTCAGCCAGGAGGAGTACTTTGACGAGGGCATCATTACCGGGTACGCCATGCAGCCGGATCAGGTTGGCGGAGTAGCGCCCGGCGGCGCAGGAAACTACGAACGTTacggtcagcagcagcagcagcagcagcagcatcatcaccaaCACCAGTACGGTTCGCAAGATCTACAGCTCCGACACTCCAAGTACCAGCGAGGACTGCTGCAGGGCGAGGCGGACGGCGGTGGCGGGTACGAAGCGTCCCGCGGGGATTACGgctaccatcaccatcaccacgcGCCGATCGTCGAGTACGAGGAGAAAACGCTCGACAAGAGCAGCAGCCTGCTCGGGCTGAAGGATCTGTTCGACATTGCGCTGACCACGCTCGCCTACCTGTCGTTCGGCATGTTCATACTGCAGGTCATCATGTGCATCACGATGACGAAAAGCGACTCCAGCATGATGATACTGCCGACCACGCCCGAGGTCGAggtggaggaggacgaggGCCGTCGCTTTGCGCGCTCGCTCACCGTGGACGGGTCGGTGCGGACCCGCGAACTGAACCAGCTGGCCCGGTATGTGCTGGACTCGATCGATGCGATTGGGAGCGGCGGGCCGGAACCGGACCGCTGCCTGCAGGCGTGCCTGTGCAGGGCGAACCGGTTCTCGCGCACCCTCACCGGCATCCCGGGGTATTGGGTAAGCGTTTGGAGGTAAGTAGCGGATTTCGGGTTTGGCGAGACATGACACCGTTACCTGCTTGCcatgtttttatttggttttcgCAGCTTCGGCGTATCCTGGCTGGCTCGGTACAAGCATCCTTCACGCAACAACCCATCGTTCGCGCTGAAGTGCATGAGTGCGGCGATGATAGGGCTTGGCAATGGGAAGTGCGCGGAACTGTACCCATGTGGTGGTGGGAAAAAATCCAAACCATCCTAGGGAGGAAGCGTGGCGCAGTCAAGATTGTACCATAAAAGCAAtctatagtttttttttttttgtattgcataaataatttatattgtAACTCCGGCACGTATAAAGAACATCAAGTGTGGCAGATACGGTTGTAAGACAGTGACAAAGtccgaataaaaaaaaagcaaaacggtTTATCCTTCCACAAGCAGGCATTTTCCCATCGAAGAACATACATATATGACCTCATTTAACCATGAAAAAAACCGTGAACTGTGAACTGTCATTCAAAAATTCATCATAGAAAATGTTCCCCTTAGAGAATCTTTCATATTGAAAAGACAAAATAGAGTGTTTCGTCCGTCATTATAAAAGATTTCAAAACTATTCCGTGGGCTGCATAGAAGAAACTCACGATCCGCATGTGGACGCCTGAGATCTAAGCAGGAAGCAGTGAGATACATCTGAAAGAGTAGCAATAAATTTGAGTTTCAGTAGGAGAAGTCCTGCCTCTTCATTGTTGGATCCATGCACGCGTGTACGGGAAGTGGACTCTAATGGCAATCTTTTTGGACAGACACATCGGAAATTCCTGTTGGATTCTTCGCGGGCTGCATAAGTAGAATTAGCTTAGAAACCCGTTTTTGAACCCATTGGACCACGTGAATCGTTAAGCAAGAAAGGTACGGATTGAAAAGAAGCTTTGATTTGTATTTGTAACGATGAAGATCCCGAAATGAATCCGGAATGTCCTGAAGAATAACATCGACGACTTCCGGGGATGCTTTCGGAAGTACCTCATCAATTTATTTCTCATGTATTAAAAGCAATGGGAATGATTCATATAATCGGGTATTGAGTCCAATGTCAAACGAAGCTGATAGACGACGAACGCCGTTAGTTCACTTGTGAGCAACTTCTAATACGACATCTGTAAAAAAAGAGCTAAGAAACACTGACATTGGAGGTTTGATCACACTTACTGTATAGCCTAAACATTTATGCTTCGGGTTACTGTCCGCGCCAGTCAATGGAGATCAAGCTCCAGGCTGGCTAGCACGTCTCTCAATGCTTTGACCATGAAATTGTCACAATGAGCCTTCCAAGATTCACGAATTTATAGTAGTCTTGATATATTGGTAAATATTTAGTGCCACAATCGATAAAACTGTCCCATAACTCTGGTTGTTACTGGATGTCGTATTCAACAGTTAGACATCTACAAAGTGTTTCAGCGCCTGGTGCGCCACCGCAGGGTTAAGCCGGTCATAGGCGACgaacctcacacacacacacatcccgaCTATTAAGCGATTATTTCACAATAAAAACCAGCACCGCCAACATCCAGGATAGACACAGGCGGTACGGTTCGTGCTGGCATGGCTGGGTAGAATATTAGCCTGGAGATGAACCCTGATTTACGATGTACTACCGCATAGCTGCACGAGAGGGAAGAAGCAACTCGGAACAAAGCGGGTGGCGGATGGAAAACGATCACTTAGTAAACATCAATTAGGGCTGCATCGCTTGTTCGTTCCCACAAAAGCTTCCCCCTGCCACCCTTGCCCTATCCTTTCCCGGggattctctctttctctctcaagTAAGTAACCGTAATCAATCTGCACCTTGTGACAGAAtccatttttctttcaccGCGGTGtttttctccttgcttccttgGTGGTTCGTGAGATTCGTAGCTTGCGTGCTTACCTAAATTGGATAAATCAAATACATTTTCACCTCGGCGGGCGTATCGAAAAGCAAAGTAAAAACGACCGCCCGCCCCCTTTCCCGTCCCCCAGGTTTCTGGCACCAGTTATGCCAGCTTTGGCCTTAGTAGGGGGAAAATTTATGAACCGTGAGTCGACCGATTTTCACGGTGCCGCTTTTCTCACGGACTCACGCGAGTGGGACTTGGTTGGCCGGTGGGTGAATTAGAACGGCGGGGGAGGTGTGGGGAGGGGAAAACACTTTGTTATCGCAACTGTTAAATACTCATGGCGCGTAATGGCAGCAAAGGGATCTTAATGCCTGGCTGCGGGGGTGAAGCTGTTTACGTAATAGTTTGGCCCGGGCTGGTCGAGGAGACCGCATTGGTGATGCTTTACCGGCGTGCAGAGAATTTCTGACCGGTGAAACCATCGATAAACCTGGGGCAGATCTGGACGTGGACAGCCATCGTTCAACGTCCCATCCCAGGCAAGAGTGGGCCTTCGCCTGCCTGCGGCTCTGCCCGACCGCACAACAAAGGCACAAATGGAGGCGCACTTGCGTGTGGCAGCACCGCCTCCACTCGACACGCGTTAAAAGCACCGGCAGCATGTCCTGCCTCTCATCCGACGGATGCAAGGATTCATCAAATGCGCCATAACACAGCCAGAAAGCAGCAGGAAAGGAAAGCCAACGATATCGCGTGCCCTGCTCGCCGcggcgaaaaaaaaggtttcgcGGCGGGTTTTTATCCTTTTCATCGCGCAAtagcacccacacacacacacacaagcgggCGCCCAGTGGGCCGTGCAGACCATCGTTTTCGGGCTTTGAgtttcgggggggggggggggggggggtgtatgAAAAGGATGGAAGGgtgaaaaatacaacaaaaaaacactgtaaGCAGATGGGGGAGGGTGCATGGATGATGAATGAATCGTGCTGCGATTGGTGTTCTCTGGCGCCCTGCGAGAGGCTGCACAACCGTCCACTGGCGAAAGAGATCACTGGCTACGGCGGGTTCGCTTCTTCAgtgggttgtgtgtgtgtgtgtgtttttttttttgtatgctcCTTTCTTCCGTATTGTGGCCGTCTCTCTTTCACGCCCTGGGTCGCATCGTTTGCGCCGTCTCGTTCGCACCGGTGTGTTACCGTGTTTACACCGTCTTCTTGGGCGGATGCGATTTTCTCACCTGCCGGTGTGCGGGGAGATTTCAAGTGTCTTCGGCTccacgccaccaccaccatggcaaacaaaaccactgACGCGTGGGGTGAGCCGATGAGCTCGAGCCGTGCTCATGCCGTTCACGGTCCGGCAGTCCAGTGACGAACGGTTGCCGAGCAGAGCAGTAATTATCCGATAATGTTCGCCCGCGGGCGCTGGATGCATCATTAGCGCGCTGTTTTGGAGTTCACTTATGCAAAGCGCGTGTTTGGACCGTTTTAGGTGACTGTTTGCCGATTGTTAGTAATCGCCGGGAGGAtctagtgtttgtgtgctttctgTGGGTGTGttgatggtgttttttttttggcatttgTGTACAGAGTCCAGTTGTGAAATGTTAGCAATAGACGAGCACGTGAAGTTATGCCTTTAGGCAAGCAATAGTTCTCAACTGATGAAACTGTGAGGTGTTCGTCCGAGGATTCCAAGGTCCGAGAActgctgtttttgtgtgtgtgtgtgcaataatTGAAATGAGTAGCAACAAAGCCGTCCTCGCCAACTCAcccaactccgactccgaccaTGCAGAAGGGCATCCACAGACGAAGAAATGCCGTCGCCAGGGTGCCTGGGTGCCGGCGGCAGTGTCCGATGCCAGCCCACCAGCCAGCCAATATCCCGACGGCTACTGCATCGATATGTCCCCGGCCGGCCACCCGAAATCCCTGCCCAGCTTCTACATCGAACGGTTGCTCGGCTTTGGGCCGGCGGAGCATCCACGACATTCGCGCGATAAGCGCACGCTTTCCACGGGCACACCACCGGCCAGCCACTGCTCGACGCCTCCGTCCGGCGGTGCGGTCTCGATCGCCAGCGAGCGGGACTGGTGCGGTGCGTCCGCATCGCTAGCGGCCACCCTGTCCCCGATCGGGTCACCGCtgccggaggaggaggaggacgacgcaGAGGAGCCGCAGGAACCGAAACCGCTCAACTCCTCGCTCAGCTCAATCGTCTACAATCAAGCGGCGGCACCGCGGCACCATCAATCAATGCAGCCCGGCCGGAAGCTGGTCAACGCGGTGTACATTGCCTGGCCGGAGGGCCGAACGGTGGAGGTGAATCTGAACCGCTTCCAGCGCAAGATGGTGCTGtccggtggcggcggtggcagtgGAGACGGTGCAGACCTGGCCGGGTACGGCCAATGGCACCCGGAACTGGGGACCGGCGTACCCCAGTTTCTGCCGGAGCGTCCCGCACACAAACCAAGCCTCGCCAGCAAGCTGGACTTCGGCAGCGATCCGTACCTTCATTTGCAGGGTAAGGCGTCTTGTTTTCTCAATCAAAATGGATTGTATAGGTATACAGTTGGCGTACACAGTAGCTTTAAGCTCGCTGGAATGCCAATGGGATGTGGTCGGGGATGTAGAAGAGTTGTCAATAGGAATCTTATTGCAGTTCATGCAGCCTTTTTTGTTATGAACACATTTACCGTCCCCGGTAAAAAGTGATCGAAGTACTAGATTTAGTACCAGAGAACGGTAGGGAGAAACATCTAAAAACATCATACCTTGGAACAAACATTCACCAGCTCTTCTTGAGCAGCCTTACAATCCCATAACAACCGTTGAGATGACCTGGGTCTGAAGAACACCTATGATTCGTTTCTAAGGTATTTGCACAAAAACTTTATGAAGCACGACAGTAACAGGAAACAGGGATTGTTGTTTgagttttcgtttttgtgACGAGATCTTGCTGCTAGGTCCCCAACTCTGCAACACATTGTGACAGAGTTTACTGCCAGGATCCTAATAAGCAACGTAAGCGGCAAGTAGCACAGTAACACTGTATCTAATGTCCCATTATTTTATATAAAGTTTTGCATGCGGCTTTCGCAAAAGCCCGTTAGGCAGTAACAGTGCAAAATTTGTAAGGCAAACTGAGTCCTGCACATGGAAAGATACTTTGAGTCCCAAAGAGGAAAAAACGGTGGCTTATTGTACCGGCGGCTTGATTATTGGTGAGCTGAAGTATCTTTCGTCTGAGTGATAGTTGGCTAACGTTGCGATAAAAAACGTGCTTTTGTGAAGCCGCACGAAATGGTTGCTCATCCTTGCTATAGAACAGGCGTCTCTAAACTGCGGCATGTGACCCTCGAGAGCTTATAATGCGGTCTACGATGACCttgtaaatgtttaaaataaatattatattattttgattttttttattagacaACAATCAAGCTTTAGTAGTACGAAGCTGTACAAGTctcgttagtattttgttataaaaccgagatttaaacgttcactaaTCAGTTGAAGGTAGCGTCCAATGGCCCTTAACATAgttattttaaaaagcaatGTGGCCCGTGAGCTGAAATGTTTGGAGACGCCTGCTATAGAATATTGATTGATAGGGAGGCCAGAATAGTCCAATGCCAGTCAGAGTGCCAACCAATGCAGATAATCAAATCAAGCGTGGCAAACAAGCAGCAACATGCGTTCTCACTCAGTATTTTGACTACGGTAGGGACCTTGGTTCCAATTTGtcgcagaagcagcagcagcgcagaAGCGCAAGCGCTCCCCAACAGAACCGGCCATGTTGTTAACGAGACGTACCAAATTCTGCTCAAATTGTACGATAATGATTGGAGCACGTTTTGGGTTCCAACATGTAACTATGGCGCTAACAAGCCAAACTTCTTGCTCACGACTCGTTTGCCAACGGATCAAACCACCAGCCATAAACCATATAATGGTTCCTTCCGCCGACTGTACCGAAAATTTAGTAACACGTGTCAGGTCGCCATTTTGAGCTGGCTTTGGCTTGCCGTTGGCAGCTGTTGTTCGAAAAGACTACTATGGTTTTCGTTCATTTCGTTCGGACCGTTTGTGATGCTGAAAACCAAACCCCTCCCACCAGCAACTGTTTACCCAGGCGTGACAGCTTCTTTTAGTAAGCGATCGTGTAATCTGTCCACCTCTATTATCACATTCATTATCTACTAACACCTCCTCCCTTCCTCCTTCTTCCCCTTGACTGCCGTGTCTATTGACTCAAGTAATGGTGATTGTTGCTCACCACCAAAAATCGATTATGAGCACTTCGTTCCACTCCTCGCTccacctcacacacacacacacacacacacgaccctCGCGTCCTATGCCAATAGCAGCTCGCCGCTAACCGTTTTCCCAAATCTCTCGAATCTATCGCCTACGGACACTGCGTAGACCAATTAGGGGACCGTAGCACAATGCCGCTGTGTCCAATATGACACGTacacacaaccaaaaaaacaacagcaacctaTCCTCTCACTCGCAATGTGATAAAAACCGAATAATCATCAATGTGCCACAATGTGCGCACTATTTGTCTAGCTCGTTAGCGTCCCCCTCCTCTCCGATGGGCCTATGCCGAAACGTTCTAATCGACGGTGCATGAGCAGAATAAGACGTCGCCGCAAACGAGCAGACCCCAAAATGCCGACAGCCTCTTTTGCGGACAAACAGTGTGGTGTCTTCGTTGCCCCCAGGGGCCTGGCATCGATCGACTGGAGGTTCGTGCGGGCGTCTCGCGTGCGTTACTGTAGGGGAGCGGGACGGCGATAACTTAATGTCAAACAACGGATTTTTGAAAACTGTTTAATGATATCGTAGCATTGTGAACCGCGCTGCCTGTTGCCCTCCCTTCCCATTTTCTCTTCCCCAGCCCACCAGAACCGGCCTGGTAGTGGTAGCCTTCGTGCAAACGAGACTCCGCATCGGTCCATCGGACGCATCAGCAGAAAGTCGCACATGTCCAACCATGGATTTTGGTGGGTGAAAGCATCAGCACCAGGTAAAGTGTATCTGTGTACACTGTCGGTGTCGGTTCCCGTCGCCCGGTGCAGCAGGACTCCCCGAAGCCATTTCACTgccgtttgcttgtttgtttcccGGCTCATTGAACAGTGTGGAATTTTATAAGGTGTTAATTACGGTTGCTTTTCTACACCGGTTGGTACGCACTGCTGTTTgaactccacacacacacacaaacacaggcacacacatgcacaccatAAGTACCATGGTCATCGACACTCACCCTACCGATGCTTCTCACAGTCTGCAACACACACCGTGTCCTCCTGGTCCAGGTTCCTGTTCGACGCGTTCCCATCGTGGCCTTGTCCGGAGTCCGTGGTATATTGTCACGACAAAGCCATCCAGCGGGACATGGGCCCGTATTGGAATGTCGTAAGTGGTAAAAATCACACCAGTGCCCTTCTGTGTACCGGGTTGTTAACTTCATAACCTCGTCATTTTATGGCTGGACGGTGGATCACGATTAAAGGTCTGTGTCCagggcgtgcgcgcgcgcgcaggACCGTTCTAGCTGTGTCTCCAGACCAGAGCCTGCCTGTTTGGCCTGTACAAGCTCCGAACCGATCAATGGGCGTATGATTATGAAGCGTACACAGATAATTGTTAAACCAACAACCGTCTCGGCAGGAACTGTTTAATCTGCGGTGCTGCGTTTGCGTGGATCTTCTCCATCCGTTTGTACTCCGACAAAAAGCGTCCTCGGGGGTGAACGtatctgttttgtttatatatgcaaaaatttaaatatatactcatatatatatactcGACGAACCTAAATTGGATGAGTAATATCGATCAAGATTCTACTATTGAAGATAATTTGATGCTTTATTTTGATAATGACACAGCACTTATGTTGGTTGAAGTATATGGGAGTTCAACCTTTCTGTACCGTAACAGAGTGTGGAACTGTGGATGTGAGGAAGTAAGAAAATTCTATTTGTTGGTATAACATCTAAGAATTCTAATATCTTCCTTTGATGGCAGTTCATGGCAGCATTGTTTCATGAACACATTGACCGTCCCCATTCAAAAGTTACCGGAGAACCTGACTTAGTATCGGAATGCGGAAAAACCGACAATATGAACGTAGTTTCATGGTTTGGGAT from Anopheles coluzzii chromosome X, AcolN3, whole genome shotgun sequence includes:
- the LOC120957050 gene encoding uncharacterized protein LOC120957050, with protein sequence MFFGSALTVFVMVGFGALLATGDDIGSETDLMISADGILNEQLMPITYLMLDGGGCDPSSRESCALGREAEGRTEPSAELPLKELGSDASYSSALSTLEFHRTMINLYRCKGFLAKRIINVVPAQSQLFKRMSAAQMPNSSALVMSQDPTDGMLYDPGSSGYKEWLTKTSTLDDIYENFLSMRKANDTVSRNLHQAASTTINRVSESASQPASNSRLSQEEYFDEGIITGYAMQPDQVGGVAPGGAGNYERYGQQQQQQQQHHHQHQYGSQDLQLRHSKYQRGLLQGEADGGGGYEASRGDYGYHHHHHAPIVEYEEKTLDKSSSLLGLKDLFDIALTTLAYLSFGMFILQVIMCITMTKSDSSMMILPTTPEVEVEEDEGRRFARSLTVDGSVRTRELNQLARYVLDSIDAIGSGGPEPDRCLQACLCRANRFSRTLTGIPGYWVSVWR
- the LOC120959098 gene encoding motor neuron and pancreas homeobox protein 1-like; the encoded protein is MSSNKAVLANSPNSDSDHAEGHPQTKKCRRQGAWVPAAVSDASPPASQYPDGYCIDMSPAGHPKSLPSFYIERLLGFGPAEHPRHSRDKRTLSTGTPPASHCSTPPSGGAVSIASERDWCGASASLAATLSPIGSPLPEEEEDDAEEPQEPKPLNSSLSSIVYNQAAAPRHHQSMQPGRKLVNAVYIAWPEGRTVEVNLNRFQRKMVLSGGGGGSGDGADLAGYGQWHPELGTGVPQFLPERPAHKPSLASKLDFGSDPYLHLQATTLVKRYRKQNRERKPRQAYSAMQLERLEDEFQRNIYLNVNKRFELAQCLGLTETQIKTWFQNRRTKFKKQQDSRNKREQRQQAQLIAQWLFQPPQLGSIPLDGQLQPLPRLAALPVHRSSLALAQGTLQSALMAPYHLLPPTSLTVQQHQHQQRCALEDGPRVVKPVYTVRSPNAVPAFPTAVPFATSSVVSSLQTGGAKDLQQVDASG